A genomic window from Silene latifolia isolate original U9 population chromosome 11, ASM4854445v1, whole genome shotgun sequence includes:
- the LOC141611252 gene encoding protein LATERAL BRANCHING OXIDOREDUCTASE 1-like gives MGEVDVAFIQAIEHRPKPTITEADSIPTIDLSTVSSLDHISDVPALGDVASLIAEIGDACQKWGFFQVVHHGVPLDKLEKLELAAREFFGLSIEEKRKVSRDEVSPMGYYDTEHTKNVRDWKEVFDFTVRDPTVFSVSPDEPEPKQVVSRWPEHPSELREVAQDYARAVEKLGFKILELIALSLGLAADSLDEYFKDHGSFIRLNHYPPCPSPHLALGVGRHKDAGALTILHQDAVGGLQVRRKSDDEWVSVKPTPGAYIINVGDIIQVWSNDKYESVEHRVMVNSNKDRLSIPYFFNPAHYVTVKPLQGLISDLSPAKYKEYNWGEFFATRKKSNFKKLHVENIQISHFKITD, from the exons ATGGGAGAAGTGGATGTTGCCTTCATTCAGGCTATTGAGCACAGGCCTAAACCGACTATAACCGAAGCCGACTCTATCCCAACCATTGATCTGTCTACTGTTAGCTCCCTTGATCACATATCTGACGTCCCTGCGCTTGGGGACGTAGCTAGTCTTATAGCCGAGATAGGCGATGCCTGTCAGAAATGGGGATTCTTCCAAGTGGTACATCACGGTGTCCCTTTGGACAAACTAGAGAAACTCGAGCTAGCTGCTCGTGAATTCTTCGGTTTGTCCATAGAAGAGAAGAGAAAGGTGAGTCGAGACGAAGTTAGTCCAATGGGTTATTATGATACTGAGCATACTAAGAATGTTAGAGACTGGAAAGAAGTTTTCGACTTTACAGTAAGAGATCCTACTGTCTTTTCTGTTTCGCCTGATGAACCTGAACCAAAGCAAGTCGTAAGTCGTTGGCCAGAACACCCTTCTGAATTAAG GGAGGTAGCACAGGATTACGCAAGAGCAGTGGAGAAACTCGGGTTTAAGATACTGGAGCTGATAGCACTGAGCTTAGGACTCGCAGCAGATAGCTTGGACGAATATTTCAAGGATCATGGAAGCTTTATCCGGCTGAACCACTACCCACCGTGTCCTAGTCCTCATCTGGCTCTGGGTGTTGGACGACACAAGGACGCAGGAGCATTGACCATCCTTCACCAAGATGCTGTCGGAGGGCTTCAAGTCAGGCGAAAGTCGGATGACGAATGGGTCAGTGTCAAGCCCACTCCAGGCGCCTATATTATTAATGTCGGTGACATTATTCAGGTCTGGAGCAATGATAAGTATGAGAGTGTAGAGCACCGGGTCATGGTTAATTCCAACAAGGATAGATTATCTATCCCTTACTTTTTCAACCCTGCACACTATGTCACGGTGAAGCCTCTGCAAGGCCTGATCAGCGACCTTAGTCCCGCTAAATACAAAGAATATAACTGGGGGGAGTTTTTCGCTACCAGGAAGAAAAGCAACTTCAAGAAGCTTCATGTTGAAAACATTCAGATTTCTCACTTCAAGATTACAGACTGA
- the LOC141611254 gene encoding pentatricopeptide repeat-containing protein At2g15820, chloroplastic gives MQALTQLSPFLSLLSFTPSKPNSSTSLRCTGDNTVGYRNELQESFEMRKLQFKTPDLEMNVKELEELPENWRRSKLAWLCKELPSHKSPTIFRLLTAHKKWMRQVDATYIAVHCLRIRHNEAAFSVYKWMTQRPWFRFDFALATKLADYIGRERKVAKCREIFDDIINQGRVPSESTFHILIVAYLSVPDGDYLQQACEIYSQMIHLGAYRPRLSLQNSLFRAIIDKPANSAKQYLKQAEFIFHNVVTCGLEVHKDIYGGLLWLHSYQDSIDKERMLYLRKEMHQQGFKESADILLSILRACSKEGDLVEAEMTWGKLLKCDGDLPYQAYVYKMQVHAKVGDFERSLNIFREMQKKLEQVNVVAYHTIIEIMCSAQEVELAEALMEELIKSGLQPLISSFLDLLNMYFKLRLHDKVESTFFECRQRCRPNRTVYSIYLESLVQTGNIVKAESIFSQMVENEEAIGVSARSCNVLLDGYLFCGDHEKAKKLYGFMRENNYEAEPFLLEKLESVPTYNKKVVQKSVILKLTPAQREILVGLLLGGLQIEYAEDKKKPFLRFEFKDNSAMHSVLKRHIYNKYHEWLQPSDSSRDDGENIPSKFLTVPHAFFSFYADQFWSNGRRSIPTLIHRWLTPRVLAYWFMYNGYRTATGDILLKLQGNKDDVERVLKALKSKSLEFRVKQKGKVFWVGFLESNSISFWRLIEPYILDDLRDILDADNQRLDIQLSSESYSDYGEEPDSSGIYSNDGL, from the exons ATGCAGGCACTAACCCAACTTTCACCATTCCTCTCTCTTCTCAGCTTCACTCCTTCAAAACCCAATTCCTCAACATCCCTGCGTTGCACAGGTGACAACACAGTCGGATACAGGAATGAACTGCAAGAATCTTTCGAAATGCGAAAGCTGCAATTCAAAACACCTGATTTAGAGATGAATGTTAAGGAACTTGAAGAATTGCCTGAGAATTGGAGACGTTCTAAACTTGCTTGGCTTTGTAAAGAATTACCGTCTCATAAATCGCCAACCATTTTTCGACTTCTTACTGCTCATAAGAAGTGGATGCGTCAAGTTGATGCTACTTATATTGCTGTTCATTGTTTGCGTATTCGTCATAATGAAGCTGCTTTTTCG GTTTACAAGTGGATGACCCAACGACCCTGGTTTCGATTTGATTTTGCTCTAGCTACTAAGCTTGCTGATTACATTGGTAGGGAGAGAAAGGTTGCTAAATGCCGAGAGATTTTTGATGACATTATCAATCAGGGACGAGTGCCAAGTGAATCTACTTTCCACATTTTAATTGTTGCTTATCTAAGTGTCCCAGACGGCGACTACCTTCAGCAAGCATGTGAAATTTACAGCCAAATGATTCATTTAGGAGCTTACCGGCCTCGGCTTAGCCTGCAGAATAGTCTATTCAGGGCTATTATTGACAAACCTGCTAACTCTGCTAAGCAGTATCTTAAACAGGCCGAGTTTATTTTCCATAATGTAGTTACATGTGGATTAGAGGTACACAAGGATATTTATGGTGGTCTCCTTTGGCTTCATAGTTATCAGGACTCCATTGACAAAGAGCGAATGTTATATCTCCGAAAAGAGATGCATCAACAGGGTTTTAAGGAGAGTGCAGACATTCTATTATCCATTTTGAGGGCTTGCTCTAAGGAAGGTGATTTGGTCGAAGCAGAGATGACTTGGGGCAAGCTTCTCAAGTGTGACGGTGACTTACCCTATCAAGCATATGTATACAAAATGCAAGTCCATGCTAAGGTTGGGGATTTTGAAAGGTCGTTGAACATTTTTAGAGAAATGCAGAAGAAATTGGAACAGGTCAATGTCGTGGCATACCATACGATCATCGAGATTATGTGCAGTGCTCAAGAGGTGGAGCTTGCAGAAGCACTTATGGAAGAGCTCATTAAGAGTGGTCTGCAGCCTCTTATCTCAAGTTTTTTGGATTTGTTAAATATGTACTTCAAATTAAGGTTACACGATAAAGTGGAGTCGACCTTCTTTGAGTGCCGTCAGAGATGCCGCCCCAATCGAACTGTGTATAGTATCTACCTGGAATCATTAGTACAAACTGGCAATATTGTAAAGGCGGAAAGCATATTCAGCCAGATGGTCGAGAACGAAGAAGCTATTGGTGTGAGCGCCAGGTCTTGTAATGTCCTTTTGGACGGATACCTATTCTGTGGAGATCATGAGAAGGCTAAAAAATTATATGGCTTCATGCGCGAGAATAACTATGAGGCAGAGCCATTTTTGTTGGAGAAGCTGGAGTCAGTTCCTACGTATAACAAAAAGGTTGTTCAGAAATCTGTAATCTTGAAACTTACACCAGCACAAAGAGAGATTTTAGTGGGTTTGCTGCTCGGTGGCTTGCAAATTGAGTATGCGGAGGACAAAAAGAAACCTTTTCTACGTTTTGAGTTCAAAGACAATAGTGCTATGCATTCTGTCCTGAAAAGACATATCTATAACAAGTACCACGAGTGGTTGCAACCTTCAGATTCTTCAAGAGATGATGGTGAGAATATTCCTTCAAAGTTTTTGACAGTCCCACATGCGTTTTTCAGTTTCTATGCTGATCAGTTTTGGTCAAATGGTAGACGAAGCATTCCAACTTTGATTCATCGATGGTTGACACCTCGTGTTCTTGCTTACTGGTTCATGTATAATGGTTACAGAACAGCTACTGGAGATATCTTGTTGAAATTACAGGGTAATAAAGATGACGTTGAGAGAGTCTTGAAAGCATTGAAATCAAAGTCATTGGAATTCAGGGTAAAGCAGAAGGGGAAGGTATTTTGGGTGGGGTTTCTAGAAAGCAATTCAATTTCCTTCTGGAGACTGATTGAGCCATATATCTTAGATGACTTACGAGATATCCTTGATGCTGATAATCAGCGTTTGGATATCCAGCTTAGTAGTGAATCGTATTCTGATTATGGTGAGGAACCAGATTCTTCCGGCATTTACAGCAATGATGGTTTGTAA